The Verrucomicrobium spinosum DSM 4136 = JCM 18804 genome includes a region encoding these proteins:
- a CDS encoding DUF4412 domain-containing protein: MKTSPILRPLLGMAVASAAFLLTPDPVRAGLVLEQTVEGSDARNETVMRIQGGMVRADICEELSTIANTKDREVMTVMHPAREVTVMRQPEAAAAKATTPPMVPKYTATGLIEKVNGYDCAVVTMEVLGMKSTFWVAKSYPEYDRIKAELATVKSAGDAAALPPEMDGMILKSCTGSEGFPCITTVKSVRFEEIPDSAFQAPAGYTVTRAAD, translated from the coding sequence ATGAAGACGAGCCCAATCCTCCGCCCCCTGCTCGGCATGGCTGTGGCCAGCGCCGCGTTTCTCCTCACCCCTGACCCCGTGCGGGCCGGGCTGGTGCTGGAGCAGACGGTGGAGGGGTCTGACGCCCGCAATGAGACGGTGATGCGCATCCAGGGCGGCATGGTGCGCGCAGACATCTGCGAGGAGCTGAGCACGATCGCCAACACCAAGGACCGGGAAGTGATGACCGTCATGCACCCGGCACGGGAGGTGACCGTCATGCGCCAGCCTGAAGCGGCGGCAGCCAAGGCCACCACCCCGCCGATGGTCCCGAAGTACACCGCCACCGGCCTGATCGAGAAGGTGAACGGCTATGACTGCGCGGTGGTCACGATGGAGGTGCTGGGCATGAAGTCCACCTTCTGGGTGGCCAAGTCCTACCCGGAGTACGACCGCATCAAGGCCGAGCTGGCCACCGTGAAATCCGCCGGCGATGCGGCCGCCCTGCCTCCGGAGATGGACGGCATGATCCTGAAAAGCTGCACCGGGAGCGAAGGCTTCCCCTGCATCACCACCGTGAAGTCCGTGCGGTTTGAGGAGATCCCAGACTCCGCCTTCCAGGCCCCCGCAGGCTACACCGTCACCCGGGCCGCGGACTGA
- a CDS encoding autotransporter-associated beta strand repeat-containing protein, whose translation MNTHSDQKKTLALLPPSARPWRLRSAVLSGLALLGLLGRAEAATYTLPSGSTAGWDTATWSPAGFPNAAGDIAQYNTATTAATTALDLTGGGAITLGQLLNLNTGSWSITSGTASGMVFDNTNGVGNALISTASSGSLTLAPSITIANTNLVISTGSNQTGTITVTGAIGGTGNLSLTGARATTVISLGEVNNAGTVSAAVSTTGFTGTIFSIASLGSSVTSLTVGDAANPTFGGRLNVTGTSAFTGPVLIQGAATLATSTAGLNGSSATNGITFGTGGGTLLSVGGIATAKAVVINAAANFTTSSGNDITLSGAITGTAGFTKRGNGNLILSGSTSNTYAGDTVVTGGTVTTGHLSLQKTGGAIAVPGDLVLDGTPGNAAAIGSAANTVRNQFGQQFGANTVIRFTNTTSANHAYLSLYGNDQTVAGISESVVNGGLIQNSQLEAFAIDSVLTINNSADFFYTGFLRNVSGVGTGTLGITKTGLGKQTLSGAEIRYSGATTINQGILELVGTTNFSSAVTFGAGSTGTLQLGSATHTINGLASVDAVNNNAFVQSGTVNTTLTVNQAADTNFGGILRDNGANTLRLVKSGAGVLTLSGANTYTGGTSLNAGVLAVGGSGALGTTGTITFAGGTLRFTAGNTTDYSDRFATTGSQAFRIDTNGQTVTFASNLTSSVGHLLKLGAGTLIISGTSAYGGETTIMEGVLQMGSTTALTSSRNLFFDSAAPANTTLRLNGFDTTVGTSSNSGLSSSNTNAIIENGSNTQAATFTVLSGNAGGSTYAGIIRDGGTQALNFTRGGGSNTLSLTGANTYTGITTLNTGTVEVTVLGDGGTASGIGAATAAASNLVLNGGGLSYAGSTAVSTNRQFTLGAGGGSLASNAASSANTLEFSSTADISFLDTTARTLTLRGANTGNNTFHGRIVDNGGATSLAKLDAGTWVITAAHTYTGATTIGGGRLVLNGSLGATAVAVNSGSLSGTGTIGLVGGATGVTLAGGGTPGTRGVIDLVNGTTGTLTLQSASSTNLLTLGGSTGNSSGLAFEIGSAGASDKVVLSGGKLVVNAGGARIDLTGLSGFGLGTYDLITFGAGQASGLNNLYLGTTAGGGFSYSLVQGATAVQLAVSNTFTSSTWNTNAAGNWFTAGNWTGSVVPNGTGATAVLGNIITAPRIVTVDATATVGTLTFSSAVAYTVAASNGSTLVLNNNGSGAALNVTSGSHTISAPLALAEDTTLQLDGTQLTISGIISGTGRLTKQGAGTLVLTGNNSFSGGLSFTGGTLNINADLNFGAVPDSFTAGSLVFNGATLQSSSVLLHANRGVTVGAGGLTVKVTATMFVNSIITGTGQITVGSGAGQWVPGGASTYSGGTVFEAGSSTVPISSTTGTADAPTSGPFGTGTLTFNGGRMRATSGAAVTLANTVIMAADTTFYSSGAAPANDKDLIFTGSMTLTGGTRTIQVDTAQPTGTTGVWFLGAIGDGGNNYGLIKTGASALVLGGANTFTGGVTIQSGTIIAQGNAAALGGSGTGLVTLGHTSGTASASLLGGDATVFANAITVAAGSSGTATIGNNANAAAAFSGAVTLNKALTLASTGTGSVTLSGAITGSSLLTVTGSAGNFVQISGNNTAFTGDVAVTSGTLRLNSATALNVANAVALSSGTTFDVNGRSVTIEGLNNGTGAGSVANGGAAAVLTLGGAGTYSFSGALGAATPANLSLIKTGTGTQTLSGLSTYTGSTTVSGGTLALDLGTNTTGVLASASTLTLGGGTLSVKGVATGLSSQTLGNLTLTAGTSSSIVINNNGGSSTTLTLGNTWTVGTGARLFVDLSSGAAVLASNPSSLLTNGLLTFVVVKDATATGFGTISSGQIVRATTAELRNNSNDGAVNFITQVGHTDYAGTTLTMLAGTHLLNSLTINTDPGAGTLVLTGTSLTFNNNTLLITGANNFAITGGTLGASAAAMGLHHIGTGTLTLSSSISSGAGSLTKTGTGTVALTGTNAYTGGTTINEGTLSVSGGTALADTGAVTLANNATAVFQVNASETIGTLNGGGALGGNVVLSAGTLTSSFTTGTATFNGIISGAGAFTKAGAGILVLGGANTYAGLTTVDGILRITNASALGNTGSTTQTTVAATGRVELSGGITVVNEDITITGVGNSSQGGLHASSGVNVWTGQVILGSSPSRLGASGNATLVISGKITDGVNTFNLAIRTADSSTFSNIVEVSNAGNDYGGSTDVVVGVLRIAGGNNRLPTGTVLNIGNGSNVDRARFDLNGFNQEIAGLSIGAGASTMLKNVHSATAATLTINNTSNYSFDGSITGAVSLVKTGTAVQTLTLTNLANGASSYTGTTTVNGGILRAGVAGAFSANSAVTLADTAGATLDLAGFAQTIASLAGGGVNGGNVTLGSATLTTGGNNSSTTYDGVISGGGGLVKVGSGAFKLTRANTYTGTTTVNAGALIVNGSTSTGAMNVSGTLGGNGTVGGVTTLLTGGSLNPGDPDSNGGIGKLTLSQGVTLNTGSSSTLEIRGATFTSTNNFGGNAIGTDGYNTYVRANGVGQGDHDQLSVTGTFVQQNGAGIDVVPVTGFTATYGQIFNLLDWTTVAGTSFSTNLGLSGRDGSGDAALDLDLPDLSGTGLVWDTSFFASDGILVVVPEPGRMMLLMVGMVLVGMRRRK comes from the coding sequence ATGAACACCCATTCTGACCAGAAGAAGACGTTGGCTCTGCTGCCGCCCTCTGCCCGCCCCTGGCGATTGCGGTCGGCCGTCCTGTCCGGTCTGGCTTTGCTCGGTCTGCTCGGGCGGGCGGAAGCCGCCACCTACACGCTGCCCAGCGGCTCCACGGCGGGGTGGGACACGGCCACGTGGTCACCGGCTGGGTTTCCGAACGCGGCGGGGGACATCGCCCAGTACAACACCGCCACGACCGCGGCCACCACGGCGCTCGACCTCACCGGCGGGGGTGCCATCACCCTGGGGCAGCTCTTGAACCTGAACACGGGGAGCTGGTCCATCACGAGCGGGACCGCCTCTGGTATGGTCTTTGACAACACGAACGGAGTGGGGAACGCGCTCATCAGCACGGCCAGCTCCGGCTCGCTGACCCTCGCGCCCAGCATCACCATCGCCAACACGAACCTGGTCATCAGCACCGGGTCCAACCAGACCGGGACCATCACGGTCACCGGCGCGATCGGCGGCACGGGCAATCTGTCCCTGACCGGGGCTCGGGCCACCACGGTGATCAGCCTGGGGGAGGTGAACAACGCCGGAACGGTGAGTGCTGCCGTCTCCACGACGGGGTTCACGGGCACGATTTTCAGCATCGCCAGCCTGGGGAGCAGCGTGACCTCCCTCACGGTGGGGGACGCGGCCAATCCCACCTTCGGAGGCCGGTTGAACGTCACGGGCACGAGTGCCTTCACGGGGCCCGTCCTCATCCAGGGCGCGGCCACGCTGGCCACCAGCACCGCGGGGCTCAACGGATCGAGCGCGACGAACGGCATCACCTTTGGCACGGGCGGCGGCACGCTGCTCTCCGTAGGCGGCATCGCCACGGCCAAGGCCGTCGTGATCAATGCCGCGGCGAATTTCACGACCAGTTCAGGAAACGACATCACGCTGAGCGGCGCGATTACTGGCACGGCCGGGTTCACGAAGCGGGGCAACGGCAACCTCATCCTCTCCGGCAGTACCAGCAACACGTATGCGGGCGACACCGTCGTGACCGGGGGCACAGTGACCACGGGGCACCTCAGCCTGCAGAAGACTGGCGGCGCCATCGCGGTGCCCGGGGACCTGGTGCTGGACGGTACGCCTGGCAATGCGGCGGCGATTGGTTCAGCCGCCAACACGGTGCGCAACCAGTTCGGCCAGCAGTTCGGGGCCAACACCGTGATCCGCTTTACCAACACGACGAGCGCCAACCATGCCTACCTGTCCCTGTATGGCAACGACCAGACTGTCGCGGGGATCTCTGAATCGGTGGTGAACGGTGGCCTGATCCAGAACTCCCAGCTGGAGGCCTTTGCCATCGACTCCGTTCTGACCATCAACAACAGCGCTGACTTCTTCTACACCGGCTTTCTCCGCAACGTCAGCGGCGTCGGCACCGGCACCCTGGGCATCACCAAGACGGGTTTAGGGAAACAGACCCTGAGCGGTGCCGAGATCCGCTACAGCGGGGCCACCACCATCAACCAGGGCATCCTGGAGCTGGTCGGCACCACCAACTTCTCCAGTGCGGTGACCTTCGGTGCGGGCAGCACCGGCACCCTCCAGCTGGGCAGTGCCACGCATACCATCAACGGCCTGGCCAGTGTGGATGCAGTGAACAACAACGCCTTCGTCCAGAGCGGCACGGTGAACACCACCCTCACGGTCAACCAGGCGGCGGACACGAACTTCGGCGGCATCCTCAGGGATAATGGAGCCAACACCCTGCGGCTCGTGAAGAGCGGCGCGGGCGTGCTCACGCTTTCCGGTGCGAACACCTACACCGGCGGCACCTCCCTCAATGCCGGGGTCCTGGCGGTGGGCGGCAGCGGCGCCCTGGGCACCACTGGCACCATCACCTTCGCCGGAGGCACGCTGCGCTTCACAGCGGGGAATACCACGGACTACTCCGACCGCTTCGCCACCACAGGCAGCCAGGCCTTCCGCATCGACACCAACGGGCAGACGGTGACATTTGCCTCGAACCTGACCAGCTCCGTGGGCCACCTCCTCAAGCTCGGGGCGGGCACGCTCATCATCTCCGGCACCAGTGCTTATGGCGGGGAGACCACCATCATGGAGGGCGTGCTCCAGATGGGCAGCACCACGGCCCTCACCAGCTCCCGGAACCTGTTCTTTGACTCGGCCGCGCCCGCCAACACGACCCTGCGACTGAACGGCTTCGACACCACGGTGGGAACGAGCTCCAACTCCGGGCTCTCCTCCTCCAACACGAACGCCATCATTGAAAACGGCAGCAACACCCAGGCCGCGACCTTTACGGTGCTGAGCGGCAATGCGGGTGGAAGCACTTATGCGGGCATCATCCGGGATGGCGGCACCCAGGCGCTGAATTTCACCCGGGGCGGCGGCAGCAACACCCTCTCCCTGACCGGGGCCAACACCTACACGGGCATCACCACGCTGAACACCGGCACGGTCGAAGTCACCGTGCTGGGCGATGGCGGGACCGCGAGCGGAATCGGGGCCGCCACCGCGGCGGCCTCCAACCTGGTGCTCAACGGCGGCGGCCTCTCCTATGCAGGCAGCACGGCAGTTTCAACGAACCGACAGTTCACCCTGGGGGCCGGTGGCGGCTCTCTCGCCTCCAACGCGGCCTCCTCTGCAAACACTCTTGAGTTCAGCAGCACGGCGGACATCAGCTTCCTGGACACAACGGCCCGCACGCTCACGCTCCGGGGGGCGAATACGGGAAACAACACCTTCCACGGCAGGATTGTGGACAATGGCGGGGCCACCTCCCTGGCCAAGCTGGATGCGGGCACCTGGGTGATCACTGCGGCGCACACCTACACCGGGGCCACCACCATCGGGGGCGGGAGACTGGTGTTGAACGGCTCCCTGGGGGCCACCGCTGTGGCGGTCAATTCCGGCAGCCTGTCCGGCACCGGCACCATCGGCCTCGTCGGCGGCGCCACCGGGGTCACCCTCGCGGGCGGTGGCACCCCGGGCACACGTGGGGTCATCGATCTGGTGAACGGCACCACGGGAACTCTCACCCTGCAGAGCGCAAGCTCGACCAATCTGCTCACGCTGGGCGGCAGCACCGGCAACTCTTCAGGCCTGGCCTTTGAGATCGGCTCTGCGGGCGCCTCGGACAAGGTGGTGCTCTCCGGCGGCAAGCTGGTGGTGAATGCAGGCGGGGCGCGCATTGACCTCACCGGGCTGTCCGGATTCGGGCTCGGCACCTATGATCTCATCACCTTCGGGGCAGGCCAGGCATCGGGGTTGAACAACCTCTACCTCGGCACCACGGCGGGCGGAGGTTTTTCCTATTCCCTGGTACAGGGGGCCACGGCGGTGCAGCTGGCGGTTTCCAACACGTTCACCTCCTCCACCTGGAACACGAATGCTGCGGGCAACTGGTTCACGGCCGGAAACTGGACCGGAAGCGTCGTGCCCAACGGCACCGGAGCGACGGCGGTTCTTGGAAACATCATCACCGCCCCGCGCATCGTGACGGTGGATGCAACCGCCACCGTGGGCACCCTCACCTTCAGCAGCGCCGTGGCCTACACCGTGGCGGCCAGCAACGGCTCCACGCTGGTGCTCAACAACAACGGCAGCGGGGCCGCGCTCAACGTCACCTCGGGCTCGCACACCATCTCCGCCCCCCTGGCCCTGGCGGAGGACACCACGCTGCAGCTGGACGGCACGCAACTGACGATCTCCGGCATCATCAGCGGCACCGGGCGGCTCACAAAGCAGGGCGCAGGCACCCTGGTTCTCACCGGCAACAACTCCTTTTCCGGCGGGCTTTCCTTCACCGGCGGCACCTTGAACATCAACGCCGACCTCAACTTTGGAGCCGTGCCGGACAGCTTCACCGCCGGGAGCCTGGTGTTCAACGGAGCGACTCTGCAGTCCTCCTCCGTGCTGCTGCATGCCAACCGCGGGGTCACGGTGGGCGCGGGCGGGCTGACCGTGAAGGTCACCGCCACCATGTTTGTGAACAGCATCATCACCGGTACGGGCCAGATCACGGTGGGCTCAGGAGCAGGGCAGTGGGTCCCCGGCGGGGCCAGCACCTACTCCGGCGGCACAGTCTTTGAGGCGGGCTCCAGCACCGTCCCGATCAGCAGCACCACCGGCACCGCCGATGCGCCCACCAGCGGCCCGTTCGGCACCGGCACGCTGACCTTCAACGGCGGACGCATGCGTGCGACGAGCGGCGCCGCGGTCACCCTGGCCAACACCGTCATCATGGCGGCGGACACCACGTTCTACTCCTCCGGTGCGGCCCCGGCCAATGACAAGGACCTCATCTTCACCGGCAGCATGACGCTGACAGGAGGGACCCGCACGATCCAGGTGGATACCGCCCAGCCGACGGGCACGACGGGCGTGTGGTTTCTGGGGGCGATCGGGGATGGCGGAAACAACTACGGCCTCATCAAGACGGGCGCCTCCGCGCTGGTGCTGGGCGGGGCCAACACCTTCACAGGGGGCGTCACCATCCAGTCCGGCACGATCATCGCCCAGGGCAATGCGGCGGCGCTGGGGGGCTCCGGCACCGGCCTGGTCACGCTGGGGCACACCTCTGGCACCGCATCTGCCAGCCTGCTGGGCGGGGACGCGACGGTGTTTGCCAATGCCATCACGGTCGCGGCAGGCTCCTCCGGCACGGCCACCATCGGCAACAATGCCAACGCTGCCGCGGCGTTCAGCGGTGCGGTGACGCTGAACAAAGCACTGACCCTGGCCTCCACCGGCACAGGCTCTGTCACCCTCAGCGGTGCCATCACGGGCTCGTCCCTGCTCACGGTCACAGGGTCCGCGGGCAACTTTGTCCAGATTTCAGGAAACAATACCGCCTTCACTGGTGATGTGGCCGTCACCTCCGGCACCCTGCGCCTCAATTCCGCCACGGCGCTGAACGTGGCCAATGCCGTGGCCTTGAGCTCCGGCACCACCTTCGATGTCAATGGGCGCAGCGTCACCATTGAGGGATTGAACAACGGCACGGGGGCCGGGAGCGTGGCCAACGGCGGTGCGGCGGCAGTGCTCACCCTGGGTGGGGCAGGCACCTACAGCTTCAGTGGTGCCCTGGGTGCCGCGACTCCGGCCAACCTCAGCCTCATCAAGACCGGCACCGGCACCCAGACATTGTCAGGCCTGAGCACCTACACCGGCTCCACGACCGTGAGCGGCGGCACGCTCGCGCTGGATCTGGGCACGAACACCACGGGCGTGCTGGCCTCCGCTTCCACGCTGACGCTGGGGGGCGGCACGCTCAGTGTGAAGGGCGTCGCCACCGGCCTCTCCTCCCAGACCCTGGGGAACCTGACGCTCACCGCAGGCACTTCCAGCAGCATCGTCATCAACAACAACGGCGGCTCCAGCACCACCCTCACGCTGGGCAACACCTGGACGGTTGGCACAGGGGCCAGGCTGTTTGTGGACCTCTCCTCAGGAGCTGCCGTGCTTGCATCGAACCCCAGCAGCCTGCTGACCAACGGCCTGCTCACCTTCGTGGTGGTGAAGGACGCCACCGCCACCGGCTTCGGCACCATCAGCAGCGGCCAGATTGTGCGGGCCACCACCGCGGAGCTGCGCAACAACAGCAACGACGGCGCGGTGAACTTCATCACCCAGGTGGGCCATACGGACTATGCAGGCACCACGCTCACCATGCTGGCGGGCACCCATCTGTTGAACTCCCTCACCATCAACACCGACCCCGGCGCAGGCACGCTGGTGCTCACCGGCACCTCGCTCACGTTTAACAACAACACCCTCCTCATCACTGGGGCCAACAACTTCGCCATCACCGGCGGCACCCTGGGTGCGAGCGCGGCGGCCATGGGCCTGCATCATATCGGCACGGGTACGCTCACCCTCAGCAGCAGCATCAGCAGCGGTGCGGGCAGCCTGACCAAGACGGGCACCGGCACCGTGGCGCTCACGGGCACGAACGCCTACACAGGCGGCACGACCATCAATGAAGGCACCCTCTCTGTGAGCGGCGGCACGGCCCTGGCAGACACCGGCGCGGTGACCCTGGCGAACAACGCGACCGCAGTATTTCAAGTGAATGCCTCGGAGACCATCGGCACGCTGAATGGCGGGGGAGCTCTGGGGGGGAATGTGGTGCTCAGTGCGGGCACGCTCACCTCCAGCTTCACCACCGGCACCGCCACCTTCAACGGCATCATCAGCGGTGCAGGTGCCTTCACCAAGGCGGGTGCCGGGATCCTCGTGCTGGGCGGGGCCAACACCTATGCCGGGCTCACCACGGTGGACGGCATCCTGCGCATCACGAACGCCTCCGCCCTGGGGAACACCGGCAGCACCACCCAGACCACGGTGGCGGCCACCGGCCGGGTGGAGCTCTCCGGCGGCATCACAGTGGTGAATGAGGACATCACCATCACGGGTGTGGGAAACAGCAGCCAGGGCGGTCTGCACGCCAGCTCCGGCGTCAACGTGTGGACAGGGCAGGTCATACTGGGGAGCAGCCCGTCCCGCCTGGGTGCCAGCGGCAACGCGACCCTCGTCATCAGCGGGAAGATCACCGATGGCGTGAATACCTTTAACCTCGCCATCCGTACTGCGGACAGTTCGACTTTCTCCAACATCGTGGAGGTCTCCAATGCGGGCAACGACTATGGCGGCAGCACGGATGTGGTGGTGGGTGTGCTGCGCATCGCGGGTGGGAACAACCGCCTGCCCACCGGCACGGTGCTGAACATTGGCAACGGCTCCAACGTGGACCGCGCCCGGTTTGACCTGAACGGGTTCAATCAGGAGATCGCAGGTCTCAGCATTGGAGCGGGAGCCAGTACCATGCTGAAGAACGTGCACAGCGCGACCGCCGCCACGTTGACGATCAACAACACCTCGAACTACTCCTTCGACGGCTCCATCACCGGGGCGGTGTCGCTGGTGAAGACCGGCACCGCCGTCCAGACCCTGACCCTCACCAACCTGGCCAACGGCGCCTCCAGCTACACCGGCACCACCACCGTCAACGGCGGCATCTTGCGGGCCGGAGTCGCGGGTGCTTTTTCCGCGAACTCTGCCGTCACCCTGGCGGACACGGCGGGCGCGACCCTGGACCTGGCGGGCTTCGCCCAGACCATCGCCTCCCTGGCGGGCGGCGGCGTGAACGGCGGCAACGTCACCCTGGGCAGCGCCACCCTCACGACGGGAGGAAACAACTCCAGCACCACCTATGACGGCGTCATCTCCGGCGGCGGCGGACTGGTCAAGGTGGGCTCGGGTGCCTTCAAGCTGACCCGCGCCAACACCTACACCGGCACCACCACCGTGAACGCGGGGGCGCTCATCGTGAACGGCAGCACCAGCACCGGAGCCATGAACGTCTCCGGCACTCTGGGCGGGAACGGCACCGTCGGAGGCGTCACCACCCTCCTCACAGGCGGCTCCTTGAACCCGGGCGACCCCGACTCGAACGGCGGCATCGGCAAGCTCACCCTCAGCCAGGGCGTCACGCTCAACACCGGCTCCAGCTCCACGCTGGAGATCCGCGGGGCCACCTTCACCAGCACGAACAACTTTGGCGGGAACGCCATCGGTACGGACGGGTACAACACCTATGTGAGGGCCAACGGCGTGGGCCAGGGGGATCACGACCAGCTCAGTGTGACCGGCACCTTTGTGCAGCAGAACGGCGCAGGCATCGATGTGGTGCCTGTGACGGGCTTCACCGCCACCTACGGGCAGATCTTCAACCTGCTGGACTGGACCACCGTCGCGGGCACCTCGTTTTCCACGAACCTCGGCCTCTCTGGACGCGATGGCTCCGGCGATGCCGCGCTGGATCTCGACCTGCCCGATCTGAGCGGCACCGGCCTGGTCTGGGACACCAGCTTCTTCGCCAGCGATGGCATCCTCGTGGTCGTGCCCGAGCCCGGGCGGATGATGTTGCTGATGGTGGGGATGGTTTTGGTCGGGATGCGGAGAAGGAAATAA
- a CDS encoding helix-turn-helix domain-containing protein: MFGNATNRSLEGTEGLLTKLEVAGLLRVRPKTIERFMAQRELPYIKIGRLVRFERAGVEAFKRRLTVSAAPTPKAGGTD; this comes from the coding sequence ATGTTTGGGAATGCGACTAACAGGTCACTGGAGGGTACGGAGGGACTGCTGACCAAGCTGGAGGTGGCGGGCCTCCTGAGGGTCAGGCCGAAGACGATCGAGCGCTTCATGGCCCAGCGGGAGCTGCCTTACATCAAGATCGGACGGCTGGTGCGCTTCGAGCGCGCGGGGGTGGAGGCGTTCAAGCGGCGGCTCACGGTCTCTGCGGCTCCCACCCCGAAGGCGGGCGGGACGGACTGA
- a CDS encoding manganese catalase family protein: MIQKFDKLAMALPVPEAPDANAAAAVQELLGGKFGEMSTLMNYTFQSFNFRGRQKIRPFYDLISNIAAEEYSHIELVSATINLLLTGTTARADRNKTPETANKVDPSPLAQAMGARNSYHFLASGQTALPMDSMGQPWTGAHVTATGNLKMDLLHNFFLECGARAGKIRVYEMVSDPTARAMVGFLLVRGGVHIVAYARALEKLTGANVGALLPIPDVCNKKFPEAMVHEAKGIHRIMYRWSPEDYRELDKIWNGPHPEDGEELIVQDGMPEGAPWPELEEEPQLCAPGADDIDPDMLDWYGKMLDK; the protein is encoded by the coding sequence ATGATTCAGAAATTCGACAAACTTGCCATGGCTCTCCCTGTGCCTGAAGCCCCCGATGCCAATGCCGCTGCCGCCGTACAGGAGCTCCTGGGAGGGAAGTTCGGGGAAATGTCCACCCTGATGAACTACACCTTCCAGTCGTTCAACTTCCGGGGTCGGCAGAAGATCCGTCCCTTCTACGATCTTATCTCCAACATCGCTGCGGAGGAGTACAGCCACATCGAGCTGGTGTCTGCGACGATCAACCTCCTCCTCACCGGCACCACCGCGCGCGCCGACCGGAACAAGACGCCCGAGACTGCGAACAAGGTGGACCCCTCGCCGCTGGCCCAGGCGATGGGAGCGCGGAACTCGTATCACTTTCTCGCCTCCGGTCAGACGGCCCTGCCGATGGACTCCATGGGGCAGCCCTGGACCGGGGCCCATGTGACGGCGACCGGCAACCTCAAGATGGACCTCCTGCACAACTTCTTCCTGGAATGCGGAGCGCGCGCCGGGAAGATCCGGGTTTATGAAATGGTGAGCGATCCCACCGCGCGCGCCATGGTGGGATTCCTCCTGGTGCGCGGCGGCGTACACATCGTCGCGTATGCACGGGCGCTGGAAAAGCTGACAGGGGCCAATGTGGGCGCGCTCCTGCCCATACCGGATGTGTGCAACAAGAAGTTCCCAGAGGCCATGGTGCACGAGGCCAAAGGCATCCACCGCATCATGTACCGCTGGAGTCCTGAGGACTACCGTGAACTGGACAAGATCTGGAACGGCCCGCACCCCGAGGACGGAGAAGAGCTGATCGTGCAGGATGGGATGCCAGAAGGGGCACCGTGGCCAGAGCTTGAGGAGGAGCCGCAGCTGTGCGCCCCGGGCGCAGATGACATTGATCCCGACATGCTCGACTGGTATGGGAAGATGCTGGACAAGTAG
- a CDS encoding YgaP family membrane protein — translation MSLTYQPFAEVPEVVELGKQLDKNVGVGERWLTMALSGALFTAGLRSRGLVAMALHAGALALSARSLTAHCPLYYRMGINTNQPGPTSPEHEETTEDKPHD, via the coding sequence ATGTCCCTCACTTACCAACCCTTTGCAGAAGTGCCAGAAGTCGTTGAGCTTGGAAAACAGCTCGACAAAAACGTGGGCGTTGGCGAACGCTGGTTGACGATGGCCCTGTCCGGCGCGCTCTTTACGGCGGGATTGCGTTCCCGGGGGCTTGTAGCCATGGCCCTGCACGCGGGTGCCCTGGCGCTCAGTGCACGGAGTTTGACGGCCCATTGTCCGCTTTACTACCGGATGGGCATCAACACCAACCAGCCCGGCCCAACCTCCCCGGAGCATGAGGAAACAACAGAAGACAAGCCGCATGATTGA
- a CDS encoding ArsR/SmtB family transcription factor, giving the protein MRPLQHPSLNDITVEGILHAFSDPVRVQIFADIQGSQCPMTCSNFLVVENRTLPKSTLSQHFKVLREAGLIRSERKGVEMHNTSRIPELKERFGPLIAAILGAYKQQTQPCAGAKGESEK; this is encoded by the coding sequence ATGCGCCCCCTGCAACATCCCTCGCTCAACGACATCACTGTGGAAGGCATTCTTCATGCCTTCTCCGATCCGGTGCGGGTGCAGATCTTTGCCGACATCCAGGGCTCCCAGTGCCCGATGACGTGCTCAAATTTCCTGGTCGTGGAAAATCGCACGCTGCCCAAGTCCACGCTCTCCCAGCACTTCAAGGTGCTGCGGGAGGCGGGGCTCATCCGCAGTGAGCGCAAGGGGGTGGAGATGCACAACACGAGCCGCATCCCGGAGCTCAAGGAACGCTTCGGCCCGCTCATCGCGGCCATTCTGGGGGCATACAAGCAGCAGACCCAGCCCTGTGCGGGGGCGAAGGGGGAAAGTGAGAAGTGA